Part of the Nitrospirota bacterium genome, TGCCACAAACCGTTCACTGGGGGTGATCGTCAGATTCGGGAGGGGAGCAGTCACCGCTTCCTGTGATACATCCATCCGTAACGTCAGTGAAATGGTCGTGTTGCCTGGGTGGCGCTGAAAGACCTCGCGGAGGCGCGGCAACTGTTCCCCCACGTCCGGGTGATCGATCAGCCGAATATGGACACGTTTGATCGCCTGCGCCTGCACCTCGGCGAGGGGCTCGATCTTGCTCCCTCGAATCTTCGTGCCTTTATCCCCCCGATCCACCGTGCCCGTGATGCGCACCAGCCGTTCCACGACGATGAGCTCGGAGGCGTTCTTGTAGAGATCCGGGAAGATGATGATTTCCACCACGCCCAGGAGGTCTTCCAGGGTAAGGTAGGCCATCTTGTCGCCCTTTTTGGTCAGCATGCTCTTGACGGTCGTAATGATGCCGCAGAGTTTGACCTCTCGCCCATCCGACGATTCCGGCAGGCTGATGGTCGTGGCGGTCGAGAGCGCTTTCATGGTGGCTTCATAACGAGCCAGCGGATGAGACGAGATGTAGAAGCCGGTCAGTTCCCGCTCATGTTTCAGTCGCTCGCTTTGGTCCCATTCAGGAATGTTGGGCAGTGGCGGCGCGGCCAACGGCTCAGCCGAATCGTCTCCGCCTAACTCATCGCCGAAAATATTGGTCTGTCCAAGATCCCGTTCGCGCTGCGCGGACGCGCCGTCTTCGACGGCCTGATCCAGGACGGCGGCCAGTTGGGAGCGTTTCGCACCGGTCGAATCGAACGCGCCTGTCTTGATCAGCCCTTCGAGCATGCGCTTGTTGACCTTGTGAAGATCGACTCGCCGGCAAAACTCGAAGAAGGATTTAAAGGGACCGCTATTATTTCGGATCTCGATGATCGATTCGACGGCGCCTTCGCCGACATTCTTGATGGCCGCCAGGCCGAACCGGATGGCCTGCTCCACCACGGTAAAATTTTTATGACTTTGATTGACGTCCGGAGGCAAGACTTTGATGTTGAGGTCTCGACATTCCGTGAAGTAGCCCACGATCTTGTCGGCGTTCCCCATGTCGGTCGTCATCAGGGCGGCCATGAACTCAGTCGGATAATGGGCTTTGAGATAGCCGGTCTGATAACAGACGACGGCATAGGCCGCCGCATGCGACTTATTGAACCCGTAGCCGGCAAACTTCTGGATCAGTTCGTAGAGTTTCTCCGCCTTCTTATCGGGGATCTTGTTCGTCTTGGCACCAGCGATGAACTGCGCGCGCAACTTCTCCATCTCCTCCGGCTTCTTTTTACCCATCGCGCGCCGGAGAATGTCGGCTTGGCCAAGCGAGAAGCCTGCCACCTTGTTGGCGATCGCCATCACCTGCTCCTGATAGACAATGACCCCGTAGGTGTCCTTCAGGATCGGTTCGAGCTCAGGCGTTTCGTAGGTGATGGGGATCTTGCCCTGTTTTCGTTTGATGAAGTCGGGGATCAGATCCATCGGGCCAGGGCGGTAGAGCGCGATAATAGCGATGATGTCCTCGAAGCGGTCTGGTTTCAGACCGGTCAGGAGGTCGCGCATGCCCGAGCTTTCTAACTGGAAGAGGCCGATGGTTTTTCCGGACGAGAGGAGGGCAAAGGTCTTGGGGTCGTCGAACGGCACCTGCTCCATGACCAACGGAGGAGCGCCGGGACGTCCCGCATTGATCAGATCCTCGGCACGTTTGATCATGGTGAGCGTTTTGAGACCCAGGAAGTCGAACTTCACGAGCCCGATTTTTTCGACGTCGCCCATCGAATATTGGGTGACGACTTCGTCGTTTGAGCCTTTGTAGAGCGGCACATGATCCGTGAGCGGTCCTTCGGAAATCACGACGCCGGCTGCGTGGGTCGAAGCATGGCGGGCCAGTCCTTCGAGGGAGCGGGCAATTCCCATCAGCTCGTTGACCCGTGGATCGGTGTTGACGAGCTCTTGCAGTTTCGGTTCTTGATCGAGCGCCTGCTGGAGCGTGATGTTGAGCTGATTGGGGACGAGCTTGGCCACGCGATCGACTTCGGCATAGGGAATTTCCAGCACGCGGCCCACGTCGCGGATCGCGGCTTTCGCTCCCAGCGTCCCGAACGTAATGATCTGGGCCACATGGTCTTTGCCGTACTTATCGACCACGTAGTTGATCACCTCGTTACGGCGATCCATGCAGAAGTCCATGTCGATATCCGGGAGGGACACACGTTCCGGATTCAGGAACCGTTCGAACAGGAGCGTGTAGACGAGGGGATCGAGATCCGTGATCCGCAGCGCATAGGCGACGAGACTTCCGGCGGCGGAGCCTCGGCCAGGCCCGACCGGAATATTGCGCGAGCGGGCAAACTTGATGATGTCCCACACGATCAGGAAATAACCGGCAAACCCCATCGAGCAGATGATGGTGATTTCTTCGCGCAGGCGCAGCTCATAGGCGGCCTGCAGGATCTGGCTGGGCCGTTCTTTCAGTCTGGCTGCGAGTCCCGCCTGGGCCAGGCTTTCTAGGTACGTTTCCCGCGTAAAGCCTTCGGGCACTTTATATTGCGGGAGATAGGTTTTGTTGAGCGTCAGTTGAAGGTCGCAGTTGTCCGCAATGCGACAGGTATTATTGACGGCCTCGGGGAACTCGATAAAGGCGGCCGTGACCTCGTCTGTCGATTTCACATAGAGCTGATCCGTATCAAACTTCATGCGATTCGGGTCGCTGATCGTCTTGCCGGTTTGCAGGCAGAGCATCAGTTCGTGTGGGCGGAAATCTTCTTTCTTCAGATAGTGGCAATCGTTGGTGCCGACCAGGGGGATGTCCATCTTCTTGGACATCTCAAGTAGGCCACTATTGGCGACTCGTTGATGGTCCAACCCGTTCGCCTGTACTTCCAGGTAGAAATGTTCCTTCCCGAAGATTTCTTGAAATTCCCCGGCTACCGCCATCGCGCCAGCCATGTCTTTCTGGCCAATGAGATAGGGAATCTCGCCGCTTAAGCAGCCGGAGAGGGCAATCAGTCCCTCATGGTGCTCTTTCAGAATTTCCTTATCCATCCGTGGTTTATAGTAGAATCCTTCAAGGTATGCCTTACTCACGAGCTTGATCAGATTCTGATAGCCGGTAAGGTTTCGAGCCAGGAGGATCAAGTGATAGTAGTCGTTATGGGCGAGGCCGCTGTCTTTGGCAGCCAATCGACTGCCTGGCGCCATGTAGGCTTCGCAGCCGATGATGGGCTTGATGCCGGCTTCTTTGGCCTTACGGTAGAACTCGATGGCGCCGAACATGTTGCCATGATCGGTCATGGCCACGGCTGGCTGATTGAACGTTTTGATCTGCTGGACGAGCGGCTCGATTTGATTCGCGCCGTCCAGGAGACTGAACTGGGTATGGAGATGGAGATGGACGAATTGCGATGCCACGAACGGATTGTAGGGAAGGCGGAGAGATGAAGTCAAACAAGAGGGGGAGGGTCGCCTGGTCGTCCTCTTGCTCGCGGAACGCGCACGATCAGAATGTGCTCGTTCGACGCGCGCAGTTGAGGATCGACCAGGTGACCCTCCTGTGAAGCGAGGGGAAATAAGCCTGGAAGAACAGGGGAGGGCGAGGTCATTGAGAGTGGTCTCTGTGCTCGCGAAACGCGCGGTCGCGGACTCCCCTCGTTGGACGCGCGCTGTGTAGCCCCCCCCCAACGACTCCGCCTGATATCTAGCTAACCTGCGGTTTACAAACTCGGCTCAGCCCTGTTCAGCGACAATTAGAATTGCGGGGTAACGACAACTAGAATTGCGGGGTGCCGCGCCTCCTAACCGCCAGTCCTGTACCCTCTTCGCTCTACCAAGGGAGGGCGCATGGTCACGGACCGGCAAGTGAGGAGACTGAT contains:
- the dnaE gene encoding DNA polymerase III subunit alpha, whose product is MASQFVHLHLHTQFSLLDGANQIEPLVQQIKTFNQPAVAMTDHGNMFGAIEFYRKAKEAGIKPIIGCEAYMAPGSRLAAKDSGLAHNDYYHLILLARNLTGYQNLIKLVSKAYLEGFYYKPRMDKEILKEHHEGLIALSGCLSGEIPYLIGQKDMAGAMAVAGEFQEIFGKEHFYLEVQANGLDHQRVANSGLLEMSKKMDIPLVGTNDCHYLKKEDFRPHELMLCLQTGKTISDPNRMKFDTDQLYVKSTDEVTAAFIEFPEAVNNTCRIADNCDLQLTLNKTYLPQYKVPEGFTRETYLESLAQAGLAARLKERPSQILQAAYELRLREEITIICSMGFAGYFLIVWDIIKFARSRNIPVGPGRGSAAGSLVAYALRITDLDPLVYTLLFERFLNPERVSLPDIDMDFCMDRRNEVINYVVDKYGKDHVAQIITFGTLGAKAAIRDVGRVLEIPYAEVDRVAKLVPNQLNITLQQALDQEPKLQELVNTDPRVNELMGIARSLEGLARHASTHAAGVVISEGPLTDHVPLYKGSNDEVVTQYSMGDVEKIGLVKFDFLGLKTLTMIKRAEDLINAGRPGAPPLVMEQVPFDDPKTFALLSSGKTIGLFQLESSGMRDLLTGLKPDRFEDIIAIIALYRPGPMDLIPDFIKRKQGKIPITYETPELEPILKDTYGVIVYQEQVMAIANKVAGFSLGQADILRRAMGKKKPEEMEKLRAQFIAGAKTNKIPDKKAEKLYELIQKFAGYGFNKSHAAAYAVVCYQTGYLKAHYPTEFMAALMTTDMGNADKIVGYFTECRDLNIKVLPPDVNQSHKNFTVVEQAIRFGLAAIKNVGEGAVESIIEIRNNSGPFKSFFEFCRRVDLHKVNKRMLEGLIKTGAFDSTGAKRSQLAAVLDQAVEDGASAQRERDLGQTNIFGDELGGDDSAEPLAAPPLPNIPEWDQSERLKHERELTGFYISSHPLARYEATMKALSTATTISLPESSDGREVKLCGIITTVKSMLTKKGDKMAYLTLEDLLGVVEIIIFPDLYKNASELIVVERLVRITGTVDRGDKGTKIRGSKIEPLAEVQAQAIKRVHIRLIDHPDVGEQLPRLREVFQRHPGNTTISLTLRMDVSQEAVTAPLPNLTITPSERFVADVEEVLGKGAIFLLS